A genomic region of Fusarium oxysporum Fo47 chromosome VI, complete sequence contains the following coding sequences:
- a CDS encoding ABC-2 type transporter-domain-containing protein — MSALYGINANNDATAARQGAPGAGSTGNNVPAADKHTDDEAINEKPSSSPADTLGKDEEDEDSEMERRTSIVQALARSYSHASGTHPNGQNPFQAGEDSPLNPNSPNFNAREWAKSVVELVHQDGAGFRSAGVCYQNLNVYGYGGASDYQGDVANVWLSLSDLVGRVTGRKRQRIDILRNFDGVVHKGEMLVVLGPPGAGCSTTLKTIAGELNGIYVDEGSYFNYQGMTAKEMHSHHRGEAIYTAEIDVHFPMLSVGDTLTFAARARQPRQLPQGLNRNDFADHLRDVVMAMFGISHTVNTRVGNEYIRGVSGGERKRVTISEAALSGAPLQCWDNSTRGLDSANAIEFCKTLRLQTELFNNTAVVSIYQSPQSAYDLFDKATVIYEGRQIFFGRADAAKQYFINLGFECPARQTTPDFLTSMTAPNERIVRDGFKGKVPRTPDEFATAWRNSAEYKALQAEIEDYKVAHPINGPDAEAFRASKQAQQAKRQRVKSPYTLSYSQQIQLCLWRGWLRLKGDPGITVGSLIGNFVMALIIGSVFYNLDETSSSFFQRGALLFFAVLMNAFASALEILALYAQRPIVEKHSRYALYHPSAEAISSMLCDMPYKIANTIVFNITLYFMTNLKREPGAFFFFILMSFVVVLVMSMIFRTIASATRSLFQALVPAAILILDLVIFTGFVIPKRYMLGWCKWLYWIDPIAYAFEAVVVNEFHNRDYTCNEFVPNPSVPGYADVASENRVCSAVGAEPGRAAVNGDRYAELQFGYRWENRWRNFGIVIAWIVLFTFTYMVAAELVSEKKSKGEVLVYRRGHKPAAVANAEKKHSDPEAAMAHIGPVVTAERTRSRTNKDGGMLQEQTSVFQWHDVCYEVKIKDETRKILDHVDGWVKPGTLTALMGVSGAGKTTLLDCLADRTSMGVITGEMLVDGNPRDMSFQRKTGYVQQQDLHLQTSTVREALNFSALLRQPAHVPRQEKLDYVEQVIKLLDMEEYADAVVGVPGEGLNVEQRKRLTIGVELAAKPPLLLFVDEPTSGLDSQTSWAILDLLEKLTNAGQAILCTIHQPSAMLFQRFDRLLFLAKGGKTVYFGDIGENSKTMTSYFERYGGHACPPEANPAEWMLEVIGAAPGSHTELDWFQTWRDSPEYQEVQAELERIKREKQGVEDTDVDDGSYREFAAPFMVQLKEVLFRVFQQYWRTPVYIYSKAALCSLVALFIGFVFFRAPNSIQGLQNQMFAIFNLLTIFGQLVQQSMPQFVIQRSLYEVRERPSKVYSWKIFMLAQIIVELPWNSLMAVIMFFGWYYPVGLYNNAADAGQTTERGALMFLLLLAFLIFTATFSTMIIAGFETAEGGANVANLLFMLCLIFCGVLAPKGTLPGFWKFMYYVSPFTYLVGGMLATGVANTEVTCASNELVPITPPNGSTCTEYMGDYIKAVGGYFVDPDATSNCEFCTVQYTNTYLAGVNIDYADRWRNFGLLWVYIIFNMGAALFIYWLARMPKKSFKKKTTKKE, encoded by the exons ATGTCGGCGCTCTACGGGATCAACGCTAATAACGACGCCACTGCTGCAAGGCAGGGTGCTCCAGGCGCAGGCTCAACTGGTAACAATGTGCCTGCTGCTGACAAGCACACCGACGACGAAGCGATCAACGAGAAgccctcatcatcacctgCCGACACTTTGGGtaaagatgaggaagacgaagattCAGAGATGGAGCGAAGAACCTCTATTGTTCAGGCCCTCGCTCGCTCTTATTCACATGCCTCTGGCACTCACCCCAATGGACAGAATCCTTTCCAGGCCGGCGAGGATTCACCTCTTAACCCCAACTCTCCCAACTTTAACGCTCGCGAATGGGCAAAGTCTGTCGTGGAATTAGTTCACCAGGACGGCGCTGGTTTCCGATCTGCTGGTGTTTGCTACCAGAACCTCAATGTTTACGGTTATGGTGGTGCTAGCGATTACCAGGGCGATGTCGCAAACGTGTGGCTCTCTCTGAGCGACCTCGTCGGAAGAGTCACTGGTCGCAAGCGACAGCGCATTGATATCTTGCGCAactttgatggtgttgtgcACAAGGGCGAAATGCTTGTCGTCCTTGGACCTCCTGGTGCTGGTTGCTCCACCACGCTCAAGACCATCGCTGGTGAACTCAACGGTATCTACGTCGATGAGGGGTCTTACTTCAACTACCAAG GTATGACCGCCAAGGAGATGCACTCCCACCACCGCGGTGAGGCTATCTACACCGCCGAGATTGATGTTCATTTCCCTATGCTCTCTGTTGGCGATACCCTCACATTCGCTGCCCGAGCTCGACAGCCCCGTCAGCTTCCCCAGGGCTTGAACAGAAACGACTTTGCCGATCACCTCCGAGATGTCGTCATGGCTATGTTTGGTATTTCTCACACCGTCAATACCCGAGTTGGTAATGAGTACATCCGTGGTGTTTCGGGTGGTGAGCGCAAGCGTGTTACCATTTCTGAGGCAGCTTTGTCTGGTGCTCCTCTGCAGTGCTGGGATAACTCAACTCGAGGTCTCGACTCCGCCAACGCCATCGAATTCTGCAAGACTCTCCGTCTTCAAACCGAGCTTTTCAACAACACCGCTGTTGTGTCCATCTACCAATCGCCTCAGAGTGCTTATGACCTGTTTGACAAGGCCACCGTCATCTACGAAGGTCGACAAATCTTCTTTGGCCGCGCTGACGCTGCTAAGCAGTACTTTATTAACCTGGGTTTCGAGTGCCCTGCTCGCCAGACCACCCCTGATTTCCTCACTTCCATGACTGCTCCTAACGAGCGAATTGTTCGTGATGGTTTCAAGGGCAAGGTTCCTCGAACCCCTGATGAGTTTGCTACCGCTTGGAGAAACAGCGCCGAGTACAAGGCTCTGCaggctgagattgaggaCTACAAGGTCGCTCACCCCATTAACGGCCCCGACGCCGAGGCTTTCCGTGCTTCTAAGCAGGCTCAGCAGGCTAAGCGACAGCGCGTCAAGTCTCCGTACACTCTCTCCTACTCCCAGCAGATTCAGCTTTGTTTGTGGCGTGGATGGCTGCGACTCAAGGGTGATCCGGGTATCACTGTTGGCTCTCTTATTGGTAACTTCGTTATGGCTCTTATTATCGGTTCCGTCTTCTACAACCTGGATGAAACTTCAAGCAGTTTCTTCCAACGTGGTGCTCTCCTGTTCTTTGCTGTTTTGATGAACGCTTTCGCAAGTGCTCTCGAG ATTCTGGCCCTGTACGCGCAACGTCCAATTGTTGAAAAACATAGTCGTTATGCATTATATCATCCGTCTGCAGAAGCTATATCTTCGATGCTGTGCGACATGCCGTACAAAATCGCCAATACGATCGTTTTCAACATTACGCTTTATTTCATGACAAACCTCAAACGCGAGCCAggggccttcttcttcttcattctcatgTCTTTCGTTGTGGTTTTGGTCATGTCCATGATCTTCCGTACCATTGCGTCTGCTACTCGTAGTTTGTTCCAGGCTCTTGTCCCCGCCGCCATTCTCATTCTGGATCTTGTCATCTTTACTGGTTTCGTCATTCCAAAGCGTTATATGCTTGGATGGTGCAAATGGCTATACTGGATCGACCCAATCGCCTATGCTTTCGAGGCTGTCGTCGTCAACGAATTCCACAACCGAGACTACACTTGCAACGAGTTCGTTCCTAACCCTTCGGTTCCCGGATATGCCGATGTTGCATCGGAGAACCGTGTATGCAGTGCTGTTGGTGCTGAACCTGGACGAGCTGCAGTGAACGGTGACCGCTACGCCGAGCTGCAGTTTGGATACAGATGGGAGAACCGCTGGCGCAACTTTGGTATCGTTATCGCATGGATCGTTCTCTTCACTTTCACCTACATGGTTGCTGCTGAACTCGTTTCCGAGAAGAAGTCCAAGGGTGAAGTCTTGGTCTACCGACGCGGTCACAAGCCTGCTGCCGTTGCcaatgctgagaagaagcatAGCGACCCTGAGGCTGCTATGGCTCATATTGGTCCCGTTGTCACTGCTGAACGCACTCGAAGCCGAACCAACAAGGATGGCGGTATGCTCCAGGAACAGACCTCAGTCTTCCAGTGGCATGATGTTTGCTATgaggtcaagatcaaggacgAAACCCGTAAAATTTTGGATCACGTCGATGGTTGGGTCAAACCTGGTACCCTGACAGCCCTTATGGGTGTTTCTGGTGCTGGTAAAACCACTCTGCTTGATTGTTTGGCCGACCGTACTTCTATGGGTGTTATCACAGGCGAGATGTTGGTCGATGGTAACCCTCGAGACATGTCCTTCCAGCGCAAGACCGGTTATGTTCAGCAACAGGATCTCCATCTTCAGACCTCGACAGTCCGAGAGGCCCTCAACTTTAGTGCCCTCCTGCGCCAGCCCGCTCACGTCCCCAGGCAGGAGAAGCTCGACTATGTGGAACAGGTtatcaagcttctcgatATGGAAGAATATGCCGATGCCGTGGTTGGTGTTCCTGGTGAAGGTCTCAACGTCGAGCAACGTAAGCGTCTTACTATCGGTGTCGAACTTGCTGCCAAGCCTCCTCTGCTGCTCTTCGTCGACGAGCCTACATCTGGTCTCGATTCTCAAACCTCTTGGGCCATtttggatcttcttgagaagttgacaaACGCCGGCCAAGCCATTCTCTGCACTATTCATCAGCCCTCTGCCATGTTGTTCCAACGTTTCGATCGACTCCTGTTCCTGGCTAAGGGTGGCAAGACTGTCTACTTTGGTGATATCGGCGAGAACTCCAAGACCATGACCAGCTACTTTGAGCGTTACGGTGGACACGCCTGCCCCCCTGAGGCTAACCCTGCTGAATGGATGTTGGAAGTTATTGGTGCAGCTCCCGGATCTCACACCGAACTCGACTGGTTCCAGACCTGGCGCGACAGCCCCGAATATCAGGAAGTCCAGGCCGAACTCGAGCGTATCAAGCGTGAGAAGCAGGGTGTTGAGGATACCGACGTCGATGACGGTAGCTACCGCGAGTTCGCTGCTCCCTTCATGGTCCAACTCAAGGAAGTCCTCTTCCGTGTTTTCCAACAGTACTGGCGTACTCCCGTTTACATCTACTCCAAGGCTGCTCTCTGCTCTCTCGTCGCTCTCTTCATCGGTTTCGTCTTCTTCCGAGCCCCCAACAGTATCCAGGGTCTTCAGAACCAGATGttcgccatcttcaacttgcTCACTATCTTCGGTCAACTAGTACAACAGTCTATGCCTCAATTTGTCATTCAGCGTTCCCTCTACGAGGTTCGTGAGCGTCCTTCCAAGGTCTACTCATGGAAGATCTTCATGCTGGCGCAGATTATCGTTGAATTGCCTTGGAATAGTTTGATGGCTGTTATCATGTTCTTTGGCTGGTACTACCCTGTCGGTCTTTACAACAACGCTGCTGACGCCGGTCAAACTACCGAACGCGGTGCCCTTATGTTCTTGTTACTGTTGGCTTTCCTCATCTTTACCGCTACTTTCTCGACTATGATCATTGCTGGATTCGAAACAGCTGAGGGTGGTGCCAACGTTGCTAACCTGCTGTTCATGCTCTGCCTGATTTTCTGTGGTGTCCTCGCTCCCAAGGGAACTCTGCCCGGCTTCTGGAAGTTCATGTACTACGTGTCCCCGTTCACATATCTAGTCGGAGGCATGTTAGCAACAGGTGTCGCCAATACGGAAGTCACCTGCGCCAGCAACGAACTCGTACCCATCACACCACCCAACGGTTCAACCTGTACTGAGTACATGGGTGACTATATCAAGGCTGTCGGCGGTTACTTCGTTGACCCCGATGCCACCTCCAACTGCGAGTTCTGCACTGTCCAGTACACCAACACATACCTCGCCGGCGTCAACATCGACTATGCCGACCGATGGCGCAACTTTGGTCTTCTGTGGGTgtacatcatcttcaacatgggTGCTGCGCTGTTCATCTACTGGCTTGCGCGTATGCCTaagaagagcttcaagaagaagaccaccaagaaggagtaa
- a CDS encoding S-adenosyl-L-methionine-dependent methyltransferase has protein sequence MNSPPNSFSRQSDDSPPSNTSNQRDSAEKDQHLPVYRHMIPPSPASSTTSPLAVGSAHEAALIQSIERGDYATDDDETRSLTDSIRQHIVEGGLRYHSYHAGKYLFPNDEAEQDREELKHNLTVYLCDDKLFFAPIEQLLERGAEVLDLGTGIGKWCIDLADIYPNSQFHGMDLSPIQPDWVPENAIFVVDDIEHEAGWTYGDETFDYIHIRHTVHSIKDRELLWERIWKHLKPGGYVEIQEFNYIAACDDDSCDGPYAWRDYCNYLLEGMLALGTDLHGISHVGHELHEAGFENITTKGYKCPVGPWAKKKRLQECGHVLRDVVLLSLHGLSRKPFRDGLGWTLIQIEMFLIEVRKSLTQEVNGLPKFHTYFPYYNIHARKPLNSQRPIREDA, from the exons ATGAACTCGCCGCCAAACTCATTCTCTCGTCAATCCGACGATTCTCCACCCTCCAATACCTCCAATCAGAGAGATAGCGCCGAAAAGGATCAACATCTACCTGTCTACCGCCACATGATACCCCCATCTCCAGCGTCTTCGACGACATCTCCGCTGGCTGTAGGCTCGGCCCACGAAGCGGCTCTTATACAAAGCATTGAGCGAGGCGATTACGCGACCGACGACGACGAAACACGGAGCCTGACCGACAGTATACGACAGCACATTGTAGAGGGTGGTTTGCGGTATCATAG CTACCATGCAGGAAAATACCTTTTCCCTAACGACGAAGCCGagcaagatcgagaagaacTAAAGCATAACTTGACCGTGTACCTGTGTGATGATAAACTCTTCTTTGCGCCAATTGAGCAATTATTGGAAAGGGGAGCTGAAGTGCTCGATCTGGGCACAGGAATTGGGAAATGGTGCATTGACC TTGCCGATATCTACCCCAACTCACAATTCCACGGTATGGACCTTTCACCTATACAGCCGGACTGGGTCCCGGAGAATGCCATCTTTGTTGTCGACGACATAGAGCATGAAGCTGGCTGGACCTATGGAGACGAGACATTTGATTACATACATATACGCCACACAGTTCATTCCATCAAAGACCGAGAATTGCTCTGGGAACGAATCTGGAA ACACCTTAAACCAGGAGGCTACGTAGAAATCCAGGAGTTTAACTACATCGCAGCTTGCGACGACGACTCATGCGACGGTCCATACGCTTGGCGGGACTATTGCAATTATCTCCTCGAAGGCATGCTAGCTCTTGGCACAGATCTCCACGGCATCAGTCACGTAGGGCACGAACTTCACGAAGCAGGCTTCGAAAACATCACAACCAAAGGCTACAAGTGCCCAGTTGGTCCGTGGGCGAAGAAGAAACGGCTTCAAGAGTGCGGCCATGTTTTAAGAGATGTCGTTCTGTTGTCTCTCCATGGCCTATCCCGAAAACCGTTTCGTGATGGCCTTGGCTGGACATTGATCCAGATCGAGATGTTTCTCATCGAAGTTCGAAAGTCATTGACTCAGGAAGTCAATGGCTTACCAAAGTTCCATACTTATTTCCCTTACTACAACATTCACGCCCGGAAGCCCCTGAATTCGCAAAGACCGATTAGGGAAGACGCGTAA
- a CDS encoding P-loop containing nucleoside triphosphate hydrolase protein, which yields MSRNMSSTCLNDGSWGPGVRGCRGDFDFTQKFERIFLSIIPTVVFIAAAIARIAILLQRERIVGGVILQSIKIAFLAVYAIVQFATLILIATGAPGVVHDLSLAGSSLVAIAAFLAVFLSSFEHSCVRKPSTLLNVYILLTLLFDIVQTRTAWLASQHDIQPRLFTASVVVKAVVLCLETIPKTKWIHWNADEHSPEESSGIFSIGAFAWLNQLFMRGYRGVLAIDDLYPLDENMASSRLYSQFAKRLRVHRYNQELKSGLLKDLARTLTSPFLLPIAPRAALIAFKFCQPVFIDATLEYLQMPETPTTKNMGYGLIGAAFLIYAGIGVSSAFYGYYKEKAIYMIRGCLVAAIYQKTTQMKITAADDSAALTLMSADVERIIKGAWTAHDIWANTIEVAIGCWLLHGKIGLAFLSPLVVIGVCALLLSWLVTFVGKRQSEWMAKIQNRVGLTANTISQMKLYKISGIAGPVADLIQTLRVGEIKVGNSFRWLLISAAVLAFFPICISPVVTFAFTSTELTVNTLFTSLSYILLFTTPVIGLFQSLPGIFAALICMARVQKFLAAGPRNDFRIHESVPVSEKGPSNSSNEVAFSVENGCFGWGGEKLTLSQIHAFVPAHKLTIIVGEVASGKTTFCKALLGELPVSSGTIKTYISSHRIGYCEQTPFLYNASFRENIVGHCAFDQAKYEEIVEATMLVPDVALLPQGHDTKIGSNGIMLSGGQKQRLSVARALYSEADLMIFDDILSGLDLDTESELFRRVFGPGGITRRRNVTVVICTHSVRNLPLADHIIALGNGTVIEEGSFSDLMENKKYVHSLGVKHRDTDSASSDDEKAMTRVALATAPTTLPQDVPAAENKARQQGDFSIYKHYFKSVGFWPVVIVAVAGMLTGVCNSLSSVWIKFWAEDAFNRSFVFYIGIYGMLRAGYMVFLFCDGVTTLIKMTASAGTELHERAILTVISAPLRFFSKTDTGIVTNLFSQDMTLLDSELPLALTNFSLDVSNAFGTAFVVASASPYLAVGYPFLVGILYSVQKYYLRTSRQIRLLDLEAKSPLYTHFTDTIKGVATIRAFGWQQFDIAHSNKLLDTSQRPAYLLAMIQQWLATLLHFIVTGTAVLLVALATQLRTNAGLTGASLISLLTFSEALSNLITSYTSLETSLGAVSRLRSFSETVETENKPGEVIEPPETWPHSGSIQVHKVSASYDSPGNEQDEAASSLALRDLELDISPGQKVAICGRTGSGKSTLILLLLRLIDPPPSCDSNMKIDDIYLHQIDRATLRKRVICIPQDAVFLPDGSSVKDNIDPYKAATDAECFNVLNTVRLSGFVHDKGSLNAGMSADDLSAGQKQLFSLGRAILRRRVRDRLAGGEKRGGLLLLDEVSSSVDKVTDRAMQEIIREEFENYTIVMVSHRLEMVMDFFDRVIVLDRGTVVESGGPRELVETQGSRFGDLWAVEHDGRSE from the exons ATGTCACGCAATATGAGTTCGACTTGCTTGAATGATGGCTCCTGGGGACCCGGCGTTCGGGGTTGTCGAGGTGATTTCGACTTCACCCAGAAATTCGAACGCATCTTTCTTTCAATTATACCAACTGTGGTGTTCATCGCGGCAGCTATTGCCCGCATAGCCATTTTATTGCAGCGCGAAAGGATAGTTGGGGGTGTTATTCTTCAGTCGATCAAGATC GCATTCCTGGCTGTTTATGCCATTGTTCAATTTGCCACTCTCATTCTCATCGCGACCGGGGCCCCGGGCGTTGTCCACGACCTCTCTCTTGCTGGATCATCCCTTGTAGCCATCGCCGCCTTCTTAGCGGTCTTTTTATCTTCATTCGAGCACTCCTGTGTCCGAAAACCGTCGACTTTGCTCAATGTCTACATATTGCTCACGCTTCTTTTTGACATCGTGCAAACAAGAACGGCGTGGCTCGCATCTCAGCATGACATCCAGCCCCGTTTATTCACTGCCTCTGTCGTCGTCAAAGCCGTGGTTCTCTGTCTAGAGACCATTCCCAAAACGAAATGGATTCACTGGAATGCTGATGAGCATAGCCCGGAGGAGTCGAGCGGGATCTTCAGTATTGGTGCTTTCGCCTGGTTGAACCAGCTTTTCATGagaggatatcgaggggTTTTGGCCATAGATGACCTTTACCCCCTCGATGAGAACATGGCTTCCAGTAGACTGTACAGCCAATTCGCCAAAAGGCTTCGGGTGCATAGATACAACCAAGAGCTCAAGTCCGGACTTCTGAAGGACCTGGCTAGAACACTCACCAGCCCATTCCTCCTCCCAATTGCGCCTCGAGCCGCCCTCATTGCCTTCAAATTCTGCCAGCCCGTCTTCATCGATGCTACTCTCGAGTATCTGCAGATGCCTGAGACTCCGACGACGAAAAACATGGGCTACGGCTTAATCGGCGCAGCATTCCTCATTTACGCAGGCATTGGAGTTTCTTCTGCATTCTACGGTTACTATAAGGAAAAGGCCATATATATGATCCGAGGCTGCCTGGTCGCTGCGATTTACCAAAAGACAACACAGATGAAGATCACGGCTGCTGATGACTCTGCTGCTTTGACGCTTATGAGCGCTGATGTTGAACGCATCATCAAGGGTGCTTGGACAGCTCATGATATCTGGGCGAACACCATAGAAGTAGCCATCGGTTGCTGGCTTCTACATGGGAAGATTGGTCTAGCGTTTCTGTCTCCGCTTGTCGTGATCGGCGTTTGCGCTCTTTTGCTGTCCTGGTTGGTCACGTTCGTTGGCAAGAGGCAGAGCGAGTGGATGGCGAAGATCCAGAACAGAGTAGGATTGACTGCCAACACCATCTCCCAGATGAAGCTCTACAAAATCTCCGGCATCGCTGGACCTGTAGCAGATCTCATACAGACACTCCGCGTTGGAGAGATCAAGGTTGGAAACAGCTTTCGCTGGCTTTTGATAAGTGCTGCCGTGCTTGCCTTTTTCCCGATTTGCATCTCTCCAGTCGTCACCTTTGCGTTCACGTCCACGGAGTTGACTGTGAATACACTGTTTACCTCGCTGTCATACATTCTCCTCTTTACTACTCCCGTCATCGGTCTCTTCCAGAGCCTCCCAGGCATCTTTGCTGCCCTGATATGCATGGCTCGAGTGCAAAAGTTTCTCGCCGCAGGCCCGCGCAACGACTTTCGGATCCACGAATCTGTTCCTGTTTCCGAGAAAGGACCATCGAATTCGTCAAACGAGGTAGCGTTTTCTGTTGAGAACGGCTGCTTCGGATGGGGAGGCGAGAAATTGACACTTAGTCAAATACACGCTTTTGTTCCGGCTCACAAGCTCACCATAATTGTGGGCGAAGTGGCATCTGGAAAGACCACCTTCTGTAAGGCTTTACTCGGGGAGCTACCTGTCTCCTCAGGGACCATCAAAACGTACATATCATCACATCGTATTGGCTACTGTGAACAAACTCCCTTTCTTTACAATGCGAGCTTTCGAGAAAACATTGTTGGACATTGCGCTTTCGATCAGGCCAAGTACGAGGAAATTGTGGAAGCCACTATGCTCGTACCAGACGTTGCACTTTTACCGCAAGGTCACGATACAAAGATTGGAAGTAATGGGATCATGTTAAGTGGTGGTCAAAAGCAACGTCTTTCTGTTGCCCGCGCACTATACTCTGAAGCAGATCTGATGATTTTCGATGATATCCTAAGTGGTTTAGACCTGGATACTGAATCAGAGCTCTTCAGACGCGTATTTGGACCAGGGGGTATCACTCGTCGACGCAACGTTACTGTGGTCATCTGCACACATTCTGTCAGGAACCTGCCTCTGGCAGACCATATCATTGCTCTTGGAAACGGTACAGTCATCGAAGAGGGAAGTTTCTCAGACTTGATGGAGAACAAAAAGTATGTTCACAGCCTTGGCGTCAAGCACAGAGACACGgattctgcttcttcagacGATGAAAAGGCAATGACAAGAGTCGCGCTTGCCACCGCCCCTACCACACTTCCCCAGGACGTACCAGCGGCGGAGAATAAAGCACGACAACAAGGCGACTTTTCTATCTACAAGCACTACTTCAAGAGCGTTGGCTTCTGGCCAGTTGTCATCGTGGCCGTGGCAGGCATGTTAACTGGTGTCTGCAACAGTCTTTCAAGCGTCTGGATCAAATTCTGGGCTGAAGACGCTTTTAACAGATCCTTTGTCTTTTACATAGGTATCTATGGTATGCTACGAGCTGGATATAtggtcttcttgttctgcGATGGAGTTACAACATTGATCAAGATGACTGCATCGGCAGGTACTGAGCTGCACGAACGCGCTATTCTGACTGTTATCTCCGCGCCTCTAAGGttcttctcaaagactgACACCGGCATCGTGACGAACCTGTTCTCGCAAGATATGACTCTCCTGGATAGCGAACTACCGCTGGCCCTGACCAACTTTTCCCTGGACGTCTCGAACGCATTTGGCACTGCATTCGTTGTAGCTTCAGCGTCACCATATCTCGCAGTTGGATACCCCTTTTTGGTGGGAATTCTATACTCCGTGCAGAAATACTATCTACGAACCTCTCGACAAATCCGACTCCTCGACCTTGAGGCTAAAAGTCCACTGTA CACACATTTCACGGACACAATCAAAGGTGTTGCAACTATTCGGGCCTTCGGGTGGCAACAGTTTGACATTGCCCACAGCAACAAACTTCTCGACACATCCCAGCGCCCAGCATACCTCCTGGCAATGATTCAACAATGGCTCGCGACATTACTTCACTTCATCGTTACAGGCACAGCCGTTCTACTTGTCGCTCTCGCAACCCAACTTCGAACTAACGCAGGTTTGACTGGCGCTAGTCTGATCTCTCTTCTGACTTTCAGCGAAGCCTTGTCAAACCTCATCACTAGCTACACTTCCCTTGAGACGTCACTCGGTGCTGTAAGCCGGTTGAGATCCTTCAGCGAAACCGTCGAGACAGAGAATAAACCTGGCGAAGTTATTGAGCCCCCTGAGACCTGGCCTCATAGCGGCAGCATACAAGTCCACAAGGTTTCCGCCTCTTACGACTCTCCTGGTAACGAGCAAGACGAGGCTGCTTCTAGCTTGGCACTGCGTGATCTCGAGTTGGACATCTCACCAGGCCAGAAAGTAGCCATTTGCGGCCGTACAGGAAGTGGAAAATCAACGctcatccttctccttcttcgtCTCATCGATCCTCCCCCCTCTTGTGATTCAAACATGAAGATCGACGACATATACCTTCACCAAATAGACCGTGCTACCTTGCGCAAGCGCGTCATTTGCATCCCCCAGGACGCAGTGTTTCTCCCTGATGGCAGCTCTGTAAAAGATAATATCGACCCTTACAAGGCAGCCACAGACGCAGAATGCTTCAACGTTCTCAACACAGTGCGGTTATCCGGTTTTGTCCACGACAAAGGCAGCCTCAACGCTGGTATGAGTGCTGACGACCTCAGTGCTGGACAAAAGCAGCTTTTCAGCCTCGGTAGAGCGATCCTTCGTCGTAGAGTGCGCGATCGCCTCGCTGGGGGTGAGAAGCGAGGTGGATTGCTCTTGCTTGACGAAGTGAGCAGCAGTGTCGACAAAGTCACAGACAGGGCTATGCAAGAGATTATTCGCGAAGAATTCGAGAATTATACAATTGTCATGGTGTCTCATCGACTTGAGATGGTAATGGATTTCTTTGATAGAGTCATTGTTCTAGATAGGGGCACTGTTGTAGAGTCTGGTGGGCCAAGGGAGCTCGTCGAGACACAGGGAAGTCGATTTGGTGATCTCTGGGCTGTGGAGCATGATGGGAGGTCAGAATAG